The sequence GTGGACGGAGTGCTCGACGCTCGTGCGGAAGCCCGGCCACGGACGGAACGGGCCGTACGTGGCGAAGCCGGCGACGACGTCGCCGTCGCGCGCCACGAGCACGGGCAGGCCGGCGGCCTGCTTCTCCCGCAGCCACGCCAGGCGGTCCTCGGCGGTCACGGCCGCCTCGGAGAACACCGCCGTCGTCGTGGCGATGACGTCGTTGTAGATCGCCGTGATCTGCGGCACGTCGGCGGGCGTCGCGGGGGCGATGGGAAGCGGGTCCGGCACCCCGGGAGTATCCCCCGCCGCGCGGCCGGCCGGGGTGCCGCGTCAGCGGCCGGGGCGGTGCGGGCGCGGCGGCTCGGGCGCCGGGCCCGACCCGGTCAGTGCGGCGACGAAGCCCTCGAGCTGGTCCGCCGTCCAGCACTCGTGGACCTCGCAGTGCCCGGCGTAGCGGCTGATGACGGAGTCGCCGTAGTCCCAGTAGAGAGCCGGCTCGGGGTTGAGCCAGAACGTGCGGCCCGCCCGCTCGGCGATCGCGGCGAACGCCGCCTCGGCGGGATCGCGGCCGTTCGTGCGCGCGTCGCCCAGGACGATGACCGTCGAGCGCGGGTGCAGGTCGTCCTCGGTCTGCTCGAGGAACTCGCGCCACACCCGGCCGTAGTCGGTGTAGCCCGTGACGTCGGCCACCCCGGCGTCGCGGCCGATGGCCTGCGAGACCTTCTCGAACTCGCGCTCGCGCTCGAACAGC comes from Patulibacter sp. SYSU D01012 and encodes:
- a CDS encoding N-acetyltransferase family protein, yielding MPDPLPIAPATPADVPQITAIYNDVIATTTAVFSEAAVTAEDRLAWLREKQAAGLPVLVARDGDVVAGFATYGPFRPWPGFRTSVEHSVHVARSHRRRGLGRRLVQALLDEATAAGLHVMVAGVDGSNAASIALHEALGFTQVGRMPEIATKHGRWLELVFLQRRLGDA